The segment ACTCGAGGGCCTCCGCTCGGGTGAGCATGCAGACGAGACCGGTGCAAGACAGGCGAGGATGACGGCAGCCCTGCGACCCGAGTCGTCCCTCATGGTTCTCTCCAACCGCGCGGCGTTCGGTTCGGCAAGTCTATACTCCTCGCGCCATGCACGTCCTCCACGCGGACGCTCCCTTCCGGAACTCGGTCACGCAGGCCGTCCGCGAGCTCGAAAAGACAACCGCCGCCGAGGTCGTCGTCGTCCTCGCCGTGCGCTCGGGGTCGTACCGCGACGTCGCGTATGCCACCGGTGCCGCCGTCGCGTGGGCGACGCTGCTCTTCTTCATCTTCAGTCCGGCCACGTACTCGCCGCTCTGGGTCCCCGTCGAGATGGCAGCGCTCTTCGCCGCCGCGGCGTGGCTCGTCCATCGAACCCCCGCGCTCGCGCGCCTGCTGACGTCGACGAAGCGCCGCGAGGCCCAGGTCGCCCAGGCGGCCCAGGCGGCGTTCGTCGAGGAACGCGTCGATCGCACCCGCGAGCGCACGGGAATCCTCGTCTACGTCTCCCTACTCGAACGGCGCATCGAGATCCTCCCCGACGCGGGGATCGACGGACGCGTCGCACCCGGAACGTGGAGCCCCGTCGACGTCCGCACGGGCGACGACGTCCTGCGCGAGCTGAAGCGGATCGGCGAGGTCCTCGCGCAGAAGGTCCCGCCGACCGGTGCCAACCCCGACGAGCTCCCCGACGCCCCACGGATCCGCGGATGAGACGGCGCTGGCCGCTCCTGCTCCTCGCGATTCTCGCGGCGAGCGAAGCGCTCGCTCGTCTGGGCGGCGGCGAGGGGTACTCGGGCGGCGGATCCTCGGGCGGAGGAGGGGGCGGTGGCGACGACGGCTTCGCGGTCTACGCGATCGTGCGTCTGCTGCTCTGGCTCGTCTTCCGGCACCCGCTGATCGGGATCCCCCTCGTGATCCTCGCGATCGTCGTCTTCGTGAAGATGAAGGCGGCGGGGAACTTCCAGGTCGCCTACGAGCCGGTCGTCCTGCGCACGGCCCCGCCGTCGCGCCCCGCCCCGGCGCAGCTGGACACGCTCCGTCAGGCCGACAGGAACTTCTCCGAGCCGGTCTTCCTCGACTTCGCGCAGCTCGTGTATGTCCGTGCGCAGGGAGCGCGACCGGGGAGCCGTGCCGAGATCGCCCAGCCGTGGATCGCCGAGGAGGCGCTGCCGATCCTCTTCGCGCGCCCCGAGGGGCTCGAGCAGGTCCGGGACGTCATCTTCGGGAAGACGGCGCCGTCCGGCTATCGGAGAGAGGAGGGGTTCGACCTCCTCGACGTGGACTTCGAGACGAATCTCACCGAGGTCCGCCAGGGACACGAACGCCAGCTCCTGCTCAAGGACCGCTGGACGTTCCGCCGGAAAGCGGGCGCGCTCTCCCCCGTCCCCGAACGGATGCGCGCTCTCGGCTGCGCCGGGTGCGGCTCGACCCTCGAGCCCAAGCCCGACGGCTCGTGCCCTAGCTGCGGCGCACCGCGCACGCGAGGCCTCCTGCAGTGGGAGGTCGCCAAGATCCTCCCCCTGGATCGACGGACGGTCGAGCCCCCGTCGCTCATGCTCGGGGGCGGCGTCGAGCCGGGGACGAACCTCCCGACGCGCTTCGACCCACGCCTGGGCGCGATGCGTCGCGACTTCGAGTCGCGCCATCCCGAGTTCTCGTGGGAGGTCTTCGACGCGCGCGCCCGCGAGACGTTCCTTCGGCTGCAGGACGCGTGGTCGAAGGGAAGCTGGGAGCTCGCCCGGCCGTACGAAACCGACGCGTTGTTCCAGTCGCACCGATTCTGGGTCGAGCGGTACAAGCGGTTCGGCCTCGTGAATCACCTCGAGGGGACGACGATCTCGCGCGTGGACGTCGCAAAGGTCGGCTTCGACGCCTTCTACGAGTCGATCACGGTGCGGATCTTCGCGACGATGCGCGACTGGACCGAGGACGCGTCGGGGAAGGTCGTCGGCGGGAGCAAGACGCTGCCGCGCACGTTTTCCGAGTACTGGACGTTCCTGCGCGCGGTCGGCGCGACCCGCAAGGTGCCGGGCGGTGCCGAGAGCTGCCCCTCGTGCGGCGCGCCGCTCGACAGGATCAACATGGCCGGCGTCTGCGAGTACTGCGGCTCGAAGCTCACGACCGGGGAGTTCGACTGGGTCGTGTCGCGGATCGAGCAGGACGACGCGTACGGGGGTTAATTAGGGACAGGCACCAACTCCTTCGCCGGCTCAGCGTCCGTCGGCCTGCGCGAGCGCCCGTTCCAGCAGCTCCGACAGGTCCATGCGTTCCGCTGCGGCGACGAGGTACGGCCGATCGATGTGCTCACCGGTGACCCTCAGGACCGACAACACGTCCCCCCATTGGCGGTCCGACGATTCGTTCCCGAGCCGATACCAACGCAGTTTCTGGAGGACGATGTCCTCAGGCTGATAGACGAACAGAAAGCGATCGGGATCGACCGCGACGCGAACCTTCCGTCGCCGCCGCATCTGCTCTTGGTCCACGGCGTGATCGCGGAGCACGAACAGGTCGACCTTCATCCCGGACTCGAGGTGGATCAGGTTCGCGCTCGATCGTTCGCGGACCGCGCGAACCAGAGCTTCGCGGTCGACATAGAAGCCTTCCCCTAGCAGCCACACCAGCGCTTCGATCTTCCCCTCGTCGAGCCGGACGACCATGTCGACGTCCATCGTCGATCGCGGGACCCCGCTCAGCGAGGCAGCGACCGATCCGCCGACGAGGTACTCGACCCCCGCTCCTTCCAGGATCGCGCTGATGCGCAAGGCGACCTCGATCGGATCGGGGCTCATCACGGCGCGTCGAGGTGCGATCCGACCTCGGGGTAAGCGCGGCGGGCGAGGTCACCTCCGAGCCGCAGCACGGCCAGCCGCAGGAACACCTCGCGGTCCGAAGCGTTCGGGAATCGATGGCGAATTCCGGCGGCGGCGAACGTGTCGACCATTTGGCAGATCCCGGTCAACAACTCGGCCCGTTCCTCCGTCGACTTCCGGCGGATCAACTCGATCTGGATCCGCGCCGCCTCCGGCGAAGTGTCGAGATCGAGCCCGTGCCGGATGTCCTTCATGGTGCCGTCAGTTTCGCACGGGTCCGTGGGGTTCGGCTCATCCCCTCCCGCCCAGCCTCACCCTCAACCCAGCCCGAAGCGCCGCGATCGGATAGAGCGTCCCGCGCCAGACGATGCCGCCGCGTTTCCAGCAGAAATAGGCCGACCGGATCAGGGTCCACGCGATCACGAGGAAGCCCAGCGGGCCGAGGAGCAGCGGCACGATCTTGCGCCCGGTCCGCTGCTTGAGGACGAGCCCCGCCGCGAGCATCACGAGCACGACGGCGATGCCGATCGCGCGGACGGGCCAGTACGGTTGCGCGAGCGCGACGACAGGCCCCGGCAGCACCACCGCGATGAACGCGAGAAACGCGAACAATCGCGGGTACTGGTACATCGCGTACGCCCCGAAGGCGTTCTTCTCCAGGCCGCGGACCATCTGCCGGAGCGAGGCGTACCACTCGACCTCGACCTCCCCGAGGCCGATGGTGAATCCCCCCTTCGCTCCCGCGCGCTGCAGCATCAGCCCGAGGCCGACGTCGTCGAGGACCTCCATCTTCAACCACTCGAATCCGGGAGTGCGGTCGAACGCCGAGCGCCGCACGAGGTTGAACGCCCCGACGCCCACGTACGCGTCGGAGCCCTCGCGCCCCACGTCCACCGCGCGCGTGCCGACCATGAACCCGGTCGCGAAGGCGTTGTAGGCGACCTCCTGCCAGAAGTTCCGCGCGACGAGCTCCGGAGCGACGACGAAGTGGTCGAGGTTGCGCTCGACGACGTGGGCGACGGCCTTTCTCAACGCGCCCTGCTTGAAGTGGACGTCGGCGTCGGTGAAGAGGAGAAACTCCCCCGTCGCCTTCAGCGTCCCGCGATGGACCGCGTGGACCTTCCCGAGCCAGTGCGCCGGGAGCTCGGCCACGTGGATCGGCAGGATCCGCGCGTCGCGTGCGGCGAGGGCGTCCACGACGCGGCCGGTGCCGTCGGTCGATCGATCGTTCACGAGGACGATCTCGAGGTCGGGGTAGTCCTGCGCGAGCAGGCTCGAGAGGGCCGACTCGAGGTGCTCCTCCTCGTTGCACGCCGCGATCACGACGGACAGGCGCGGGTACCGCGCGGGCTCGGGCGGCGCGAGGTCCTTGAACCGCACGAAGCGCAGCGCGGTGTAGAGGCCGAAGATCGACACGCCGAGCCACAACAGGCCCGTGACGCCGCCCCAGATCGCGAACGCCGTCACGCGAGCTCGGGCTGCGCCGCGACGACCTCGATCAGCCCCCTGCAGAACGCCGGGAGGTCGTCGGGCTTGCGGCTCGACACCGACCAGCGGTCGACGACGACCGGGGCGTCGATCCAGAGGGCCCCGGCGTTCACGAGGTCGTCCTTGATCCCCGGTGAGCCCGTCACGCGAACGTCGCGATACACCCCGGCGCTGATCGGTATCCAACCTCCATGGCAGATCGCGGCGACGCAGCGGTTCGAGCCGGCGAGGGCGCGCACGATCGCCAGCACGGCCGGGTCGCGTCGGAGCTTGTCCGGCATCCAACCGCCCGGACAGATCACCGCGTCGAAATCCGCCGCATCGAGGGAGCCGACGGCGGCATCGGCGACGCAGGGATATCCGTGTTTCCCCGAGTATCGTCGGCCGGCCTCGGGACCGGCGACGACGACCGCCCCCCCGGCCTCCTGGACGCGGAGCTTTGGATACCAGAGCTCCAGATCCTCGTATTCGTCCCCGACCAGGACCAGAACCCGTCGCCCGCGCAGGTCCGCCATGACGCCTCCGTAAGCCGTCAGATTCTAAACGATTGAAGACAGACAACTTAGAAGTCTGAAACGAACACGAATCCAAGTTTCGGCAGCGCTCGTATTAATTGTCCAGGACGAGTGCCAAGTAAAACTGGACAAAATGTTGACAGACGATCACCTCCGGGTAGGATTGGCCTCACGCCTCGGAAGGAGTTCGCCATGGCGAGTTGGGAAATGCGTTCCGAATCGATCTACCCCCGGATCGAGGACGACGAGGACTACGGCGGTTTCCTGCCGGAGCCCGAGGAGCGCAAGCGCGAGCCGCGGTCGGCGGACGACCCGAGCCCGCAGACGTTGCTGCCGCTCTACCTCCGCGAGATGGGGGCGACCCCGCTCATCGACGACAAGATGGAGGTGCGCCTCGCGAGCCAGTTGAAGGAGGCTCGCCTCGCCCTCGCGAAACTCGCGATCCGGCTCCCCGCGTCGTGCCGCGACTACATCCTCGAAGGGGACGCGAAGGGCCCCCGCGCCGGCGCGACGTGGCCGATCGACCGCGTCGAGGTCTTCTGCACGCGGCTGCAGCGGTACGCGGCGGAGTTCCCCGAGCCGCGGGTCGTGAAGATCGCCAAGGACGCGAAGACCCACAAGGCCCGCCTCGACGAGGCGCGCCGCGCGATGATCCTCGCGAACCTGCGCCTGGTGGTGCACATCGCGAAGAAGTACCTGAACCACGGCCTCCCGTTCATGGATCTGATCCAGGAAGGGAACATCGGGCTCATGCGCGCCGTGGAGAAGTTCGAGCACGAGCGCGGAAACAAGTTCTCGACGTACGCGTTCTGGTGGATCAAGCAGGGGGTCGAGCGGGCGATCGCCGACAAGGCGAAGGTGATCCGGATCCCCGTCCACGTGAACGAGAAGATGAAGAAGGTGCGCCGGACCTCGCGCGAGATGGCGGAGACCCTCGGGAGGAAGCCGACGCCGGAGGAGATCGCGAAGGTCCTCGACCTTCCGGTCTCGGTGATCGACGAGGTCCTCGCGGTCGTTCAGGACCCGCAGCCCCTCGAGGATCGCGGCCCCGACGACCGCGGCTACGACCTCTCGAAGACGGTCCCGGACACGAGCCTGCGCTCGCCGATGGAGCTCACGGGCGAGCGCGAGCTCCGTGCGAAGGTGGAGGCGTCGCTCCGCGCGCTCGCCCCGCGCGAGGAGGAGATCCTCCGCCTGCGCTTCGGCATCGGCCGCGAGCAGGCGCTCACCCTCGAGGAGATCGGCCGCGTGCTCAAGCTGTCCCGCGAGCGGGTGCGCCAGATCGAGGCGGTCGCGCTCGGCAAGATCCAGAGCTCGACCGTCTGCAAGGACCTCAAGGAACTCTACGAAGCGTGAGCAGCGCCGCCTCGGGGGCGACCCCGAGGCGGAGCGGAATCCCTGAGACGCCCAGTCCACGGCTGACCACGAGCGTGGCGCCGCCGTGGAGGTAGAGCCCTTCGTCGAGCCGGTAGCGGCTCATCCTGACGAGCACCGGCAAGCCGGGGAAACGCACCTGCCCGCCGTGGGTGTGCCCGCTGAGAACGGCGGAAGCGCCCGCGGTCGAGGCCTCGAAGAAGGCGTCCGGGTTGTGCGACACGACGACGATCGGCGCCCGCGCATCGAGCGCACGGGCTGCGGCCAGCGTGTGGGCGAGCCTGGGTTTTCCGATGTTCCAGTCGTCGATCCCGGCGAGCAGCAGCGTTCCGTCGCCGCGGCGCACGACCGCCGCCTCGTTGTGGAGCGTGTGCACTCCGCAGGTTCTCAGGAAGGCCAGCACGCGCTCGGGCCGTCCGGTGTAGTGGTCGTGGTTTCCGAGGACGGCGAACGCGCCGAGCGGACCCTTCAGGCGTCGCAGCGCGGACGCGTGGGGCTCGATCTCGTCGATTCGGGTGGTGGCGAGATCGCCCCCGTGGACGACGACGTCCGGCGCGAGGGTGAGCAGCCGATCGAACGCCTCGGCGAGATCGTCGGGCGCGAGGAACGGCCCCGCGTGGACGTCGGAGACGAAGAGCACCCGCGCGCCGTCGAGGTCCGGGTGCAGGGCGCGCAACGGGAGGTCGGCCTCCTCCACCGAGAGCGCGCGGGAGAGGATCGCCCCGTAGGGGCGCGTCATCCCGGGCACGCGGGGGAAGACCCAGCGGCTCAACGCGTAGCTCGCGCGCCGTTCGAGCGAGCGGAACCAGCCGCCGACCGGATCCAGGAAGCGACGCGGCCGCGGGCGAGCCGGAAGCGCGGGCGGGAAGGCGACGTGACGCGGCGGGGACATCGATCGGCGACGCATTCGCCCCAATGTGGACGCCACGCGCCATAATCGCCAGCGTGGAAACACGGGTTCTGCCGCCGACGCCCGAGACGATCGCGCAAGCCGCAGCCGCACTGCGGCATGGGGATCTCGTCGGGATCCCGACCGAGACCGTCTACGGCCTCGCGGGGAACGCCCTCGACGCGCACGCCCTCGCGTCGATCTTCGCCGCGAAGGAGCGCCCTTCGTTCGACCCGCTCATCGTCCACATCGGCGGCGCGATCGACGCGACGGGGCTCGTGGACCTCTCGGCGTTCGGCGCGTGCGCCCGCGACCGCCTTCGCGCGCTCGTCGACGCGTTCTGGCCGGGGCCGCTGACCCTGGTCCTGCCGAAGACCCCGATGGTCCCCGACCTCGCCACGAGCGGCCTGGCGACGATCGCCCTTCGGGCGCCTTCGCATCCGGTGGCGCGCGCCCTGATCGCCGCGGCCGGCGTTCCGCTCGCCGCGCCGAGCGCGAACCGATTCGGCCGGATCAGCCCGACGACCGCCTCCGACGTCGTCCAGGAGTTGTGGGGACGGGTCTCGATGGTGATCGACGGGGGGCCCTGCGCCGTCGGCGTCGAGTCCACCGTCGTCGCGATCGATCCGGAGGGAGGGCTTCGGCTGCTGCGGCCGGGCGGGATCTCTCGGGAGTCGCTCATCGCGGTCACCGGCGCACCCGTCGCCGTCGTGCCGCGCGTGGTGGGCCCGGGCGCCCCCGCGCGCTCCCCGGGGATGCTCGAAAGCCACTATGCGCCCGTGAAACCCCTGCACCTGCTCCCGCGCGCGATCCTCGCGTTGAACGACGTGGAACGTCGCGAGCTGCTCCCCGCCGGCGCCGGAATCCTCGCCGCGTCGGGGGATGCCGAGGCGATCGCCGCCGCCTGCGCCGGGCCGCCCACGATTCTCCGCGTGCTCAGTCCCTCCGGCGACGCGGAGGAGGCGGCACGGAACCTCTTTGCGGCGTTGCGCGCCCTCGACGCTTCCGAGGCGACGACCCTCGTCACCGAGCCGTGGCCCGGCGAGGAGGGGCTCGGCTACGCGATCGCCGACCGCCTGCGCCGCGCCACCGCCGTCAAATAGGGACAGCAACCTATTCGCTAAATAGGGACAGTCCCTCTTTTCCAGCTCCGCGACGTGTGTCTTCGGAGCTGGAAAAGAGGGACTGTCCCTATTTAGCGAATAGGTTGCTGTCCCTATTTGTTGAGGACGTCCATGCCCTGGCGGAAGACGACGTCGGTGGGGACGTCCGAGGCGTTCACGGCGTCGAGCGTGGCCTTGAGCGAGCCGGTCGGCTGCGCGCCCTTCGGGAGGAACGCGAGCGATCCTTCGTAGTCGCCGTCCCCCTGCAGCCTGAGGATCTTCTCGGCGAGGCGGTCGACCGCCGCGCCCATCTTCTCGAAGTCGACGCGGTAGGCCCCGTCGGCGCCGCGCGTGAACGCCCCTTCCTTCTCGAGGAACTCGAATTGCGCGAGGTTCGCGCGCCCGTGCGCGCTCGACGCGCCGAAACGGACGGAGCGGAACAACCCCGCGACGAAGGTGACGTAGTTGTCCGCGAGCTCCCCGCCCTGCAGCTCGCCCATCTCGCGCAACTTCTTGACCATGTAGAGGCCGAGGACGTCCGCTTTCCCCTCCTCGAGGGCGCCGTACTGTTCCTTGAGCACCTCGCGGACGAACCCCGAGCCCCCCACCGTCTGTTTGATTCCGAGGCCGTGCGCGACCTCGTGGAACATCACGTTCGAGAAGAACGCGTCGAAGGTGACGTGCTTGCGCTGGTCGGCGACGATCACCCGCTCGGAGATCGGGACGAGGATCTTCTCGAACTTCGCCTGCATGGCGTTCTTGAGCTGCAGCCGGCGCGTCCCCTTCTTGAGCTGGACTTCCTCGTCGTTCGGGAGGTTGATGGCGATCGTCTTCGACCCGGCGTTGCAGTCCCCCGCGTAGAAGACCGCATCGTAGGCGTTCAGGTCGGACTCGGTGCCGGGCGTCTCCTTCTTGTAGTCGTCGGGGACGGGAAGGCCGCGCTGCAGGGCGGGGAGCAGCTGCGCATAACGCTCGAGCTTGCGACTCCACGCCCGGTCCTTGACGAGGACGTACCCCTCGTGCGCCGCGCGGATCCCGTAAAGCTGATCCTCGTACGTCTCGATCGGCCCGATCACGACGTCGACGACGTTGTTCTTCATCTCCATCCACGCGAAGTCGGACGGACGGTAGTCGTCGGTGAGCAGGGCCCTGGCCCGCAGCTCGAGGTACCGCTTCAGGCCGGGATCGTCGGCGAGCTTGGCGGCCTCGAGCAGGAGCGACGAGGCGCGGGCGACCTGCGGCGCGTACGCCTCGCGGTAAGGCACGGTGACGAGCTTTCCGGCGGGATCCCGGCGCACGACGGTGTACAGGCTCTTGAGCGCGGCTCCGCCGTCGGGGGCCGCCTTCACCGCCTCCTGGAACTGGGCGTCGGTCATGTCCGTCGGATAGAACCCCGCACCCGCGGGTTTCGCGCCCACGCCCTCGAGGAACGGCTTGTTGGCGTCGAGGCGGTCCCACGGGCCGTAGTTGATCTCGACGTACCGACGGAGTTCCGGGTCGGAGATCGACGCGAGCAGCGGCTGCCGGTCGCCGTACGCCTGCAGCCAGAAGATCGCGTCCATCTCCCGGCAGGCTTCGATCAGCAGCGGGAGCATCCGCCGCTCGTTGTCGGTCAACGCGCCGAGGTCGGTCGTCAGCGTGACCTCGGCGTAGGAAGCACGTCGGGGCGTCACCTTCTCTCCTCCAGCGGGAGCCGCGGGCTCGGGTTCCGGCGCCCCCGCGCATCCCGCGAGGACCAGCATCAACGTCAAGGACACGATCGTACGCATCGTCACCTCAGACCCACTCCCGCGCGGGGAGGAACTTCTCGGAGAGCTCCGCTTCGGGGGAACCGGGCTCCGGAGCCCAGTCGTAACGCCACATCACGAGCGGCGGCAGCGACATCAGGATCGACTCGGTCCGCCCTCCGGTCTGGAGCCCGAACAACGTGCCGCGGTCGTAGACGAGGTTGAACTCGACGTACCGCCCGCGGCGATACAGCTGGAAGTCGCGCTCGCGATCCCCCCACGGGGTCTCGCGCCGGCGACGCACGATCGGGAGGTACGCGGCGAGGTAGGTGTCGCCGACGGCGCGCGCGAAGGCGAAGCAGCGGTCGAAACCCCAGTCGTTGAGGTCGTCGAAGAACAACCCGCCGACCCCGCGCGCCTCATTGCGGTGCCTCAGGAAGAAGTATGCGTCGCACCACCGCTTGAATCGCGGGTGCACCTCGTCGCCGAACGGCGCGCACGCCTCCTTGGCGGCCCGGTGCCACGCCTTCACGTCCTCCTCGAAGGGGTAATACGGGGTCAGGTCGAAGCCGCCGCCGAACCACCAGACCGGATCGCTCCCCGGCTTTTCCGCAACGAGGAAACGGACGTTGCAGTGCGAGGTCGGGACGTAGGGGTTGCGGGGGTGCACGACGACCGAAACGCCCATCGCCTCGAACGACCGGCCGGCGAGCTCGGCGCGCTGCTCGGTCGCCGACGAAGGGAGCCGCGCGCCGCGGACGTGGGAGAACCCCACGCCGGCCTGCTCGAAGACGAATCCCCCCCGGAGGACCCGGGTCCGGCCCCCGCCCCCTTCGGCGCGCCGCCAGGTGTCCTCGCGAAAGCGGCCCGATCCGTCCTCGTCCTCGAACGCGGCGCAAAGTCGCTCCTGGAGCTCCCGGAGCCAGTCGAGGACGGCGGTGCGATCCATGCCGCCGGGCATTCTAGACGCCCCCCCGAGGGGAACTCTCGCGGTATAAGGGCGCCATGATGAGATTCCGCCGCTTGCTGGTGTGGACGGGGCTCGCCGTCGTCTCGCTTTCGGCCTGGGGCGGCCCCTCCCCGCTCGAGTCCACGCCGATCCATCGCCTGCCTCCGGTGGACGTCGCGACGCTGCTGGCGGAGGACGCCGCGCGGTCGGGGAAGGACGTGCCGCCGCGCGCGGGATTCCCGATGAAGACCGACCTCGAGCCGACCCGCGCCGCCAAGCTCGAGATTCTCGAGAACGGCGAGCGCCTCTGGCGGTTCCGGGTCCGCTCGGACGGCGCGATGTGGCTCGTCCTGGGGTTCGGGACCTTCCGGCTCCAGCCGGGGGCCCGACTGACCGTCCACGATCCGGGACTCCGCACGATCCACGGCCCGTACGACGCGTCGGACCAGCGGTCTCACGGACAGCTTTGGGTGCCTCCGGTTCCGGGGGACACCGCCGTGGTCGAGGTCCGGTGGCCGCACCCGCCCAAGGACGCGATCCAGCCGAACCTCCACCTGGGCACGGTCCTCCACGGCTATCGCAGCGTGTTCGGCATCGGCGACCCGACCGACCCGATCGAGCCCGACTCGGGGGCCTGCAACGTCGACCCGAACTGCCCCCTCGGCGCGAACTGGCAGGACGAGAAACGCGGCGTCGTGAACCTCCTCGACTCCGGCGGCGGGTACTGCAGCGGCTCCCTCATCACCAACACCGCCCGCGACTGTCGGAACTACGTGCTCACCGCGAACCACTGTCTGTCGAGCCAGAGCTCCGCCGCCGGGACGATCTTCCAGTTCAACTACGAGCGCCCGCAATGCGGCTCCGGGGTCGCGCCGACGAACCAGCAGGTCTCCGGCGCGTTCCTGCGGGCGACCTATTCCGCGAGCGACATGACCCTCCTCGAGATCGACGAGGAGATTCCCGAGGCGTACGGCGCGTACTACAACGGCTGGTCGCGCTCGACGACCGCGCCGACCGAGTCGTGGTGCATCCACCACCCGAACAACGACGAGAAGGCGATCACCTACAACGACGATCCCCTGATCGACGGCCAGAACTGGGGACCCGACCACTGGCGCATCTCCCAGTGGGAGCAGGGCACGACCGAGCCCGGCTCCTCCGGCTCGCCTCTGTTCGACCAGAGCTCCCGGATCGTCGGGCAGCTGCACGGCGGTACCGCGTCGTGCAGCAGCCTCACCTACGACGAGTTCGGCAAGCTCGACGTCTCGTGGAACGGCGGCGGCACGGCGGCCTCGCGACTGCGCGACTGGCTCGACCCCGCCGGCACCGGCGTCGTGGCCGAGGACGGGATCGACGCCGCCGCGTGCCGCATCCCGCAGCCCAAGCTCGGCTACCAGTCACACGTCGTCGACGACGCCCAGGGGAACGGGAACGGCGTCGTCGAGCCCGGCGAAACCGTCGTCCTCCAGGTCACCGCGGAGAACTCGGGCACCCTCGGGGCCTCCGCGGTCGCGGGGACCCTCACGACGACGCAGGCCCTCGTCGCGGTCGACGACGGATCGTCCTCGTGGCCCGACATCCCGTCCTCCCAGTCGCGCCCGTCGAACGCCCCGCACTTCACGCTCCGGCTCGACCCGTCCTTCTCCTGCGGCGACTCGATTCCGCTGAAGCTCGACTTCACCGCGACCGAGACGCCGGGGGCCTGGACCTCGTCGTTCTCGATCCCCACCGGGACCGCCTCCGTCGCGACGACCTTCCAGGACGCCATGGAGTCCGGGGTCAACGGATGGACGAACCAGACCGTCTCCGGGACGATCGCCTGGACCCAGACGACCGCCGACGCAACGAGCCCCACGCACTCCTGGTTCGTGGCCGACCCGACGACCGCCCAGGAGGCGCGCCTGCTCATGCCCTCGCTCGCGGCGCTTCCCGCGAACTCGGTCCTCCGCTTCAAGC is part of the Candidatus Polarisedimenticolaceae bacterium genome and harbors:
- a CDS encoding TIM44-like domain-containing protein; protein product: MRRRWPLLLLAILAASEALARLGGGEGYSGGGSSGGGGGGGDDGFAVYAIVRLLLWLVFRHPLIGIPLVILAIVVFVKMKAAGNFQVAYEPVVLRTAPPSRPAPAQLDTLRQADRNFSEPVFLDFAQLVYVRAQGARPGSRAEIAQPWIAEEALPILFARPEGLEQVRDVIFGKTAPSGYRREEGFDLLDVDFETNLTEVRQGHERQLLLKDRWTFRRKAGALSPVPERMRALGCAGCGSTLEPKPDGSCPSCGAPRTRGLLQWEVAKILPLDRRTVEPPSLMLGGGVEPGTNLPTRFDPRLGAMRRDFESRHPEFSWEVFDARARETFLRLQDAWSKGSWELARPYETDALFQSHRFWVERYKRFGLVNHLEGTTISRVDVAKVGFDAFYESITVRIFATMRDWTEDASGKVVGGSKTLPRTFSEYWTFLRAVGATRKVPGGAESCPSCGAPLDRINMAGVCEYCGSKLTTGEFDWVVSRIEQDDAYGG
- a CDS encoding glycosyltransferase family 2 protein, giving the protein MTAFAIWGGVTGLLWLGVSIFGLYTALRFVRFKDLAPPEPARYPRLSVVIAACNEEEHLESALSSLLAQDYPDLEIVLVNDRSTDGTGRVVDALAARDARILPIHVAELPAHWLGKVHAVHRGTLKATGEFLLFTDADVHFKQGALRKAVAHVVERNLDHFVVAPELVARNFWQEVAYNAFATGFMVGTRAVDVGREGSDAYVGVGAFNLVRRSAFDRTPGFEWLKMEVLDDVGLGLMLQRAGAKGGFTIGLGEVEVEWYASLRQMVRGLEKNAFGAYAMYQYPRLFAFLAFIAVVLPGPVVALAQPYWPVRAIGIAVVLVMLAAGLVLKQRTGRKIVPLLLGPLGFLVIAWTLIRSAYFCWKRGGIVWRGTLYPIAALRAGLRVRLGGRG
- a CDS encoding type 1 glutamine amidotransferase domain-containing protein, yielding MADLRGRRVLVLVGDEYEDLELWYPKLRVQEAGGAVVVAGPEAGRRYSGKHGYPCVADAAVGSLDAADFDAVICPGGWMPDKLRRDPAVLAIVRALAGSNRCVAAICHGGWIPISAGVYRDVRVTGSPGIKDDLVNAGALWIDAPVVVDRWSVSSRKPDDLPAFCRGLIEVVAAQPELA
- a CDS encoding sigma-70 family RNA polymerase sigma factor, coding for MASWEMRSESIYPRIEDDEDYGGFLPEPEERKREPRSADDPSPQTLLPLYLREMGATPLIDDKMEVRLASQLKEARLALAKLAIRLPASCRDYILEGDAKGPRAGATWPIDRVEVFCTRLQRYAAEFPEPRVVKIAKDAKTHKARLDEARRAMILANLRLVVHIAKKYLNHGLPFMDLIQEGNIGLMRAVEKFEHERGNKFSTYAFWWIKQGVERAIADKAKVIRIPVHVNEKMKKVRRTSREMAETLGRKPTPEEIAKVLDLPVSVIDEVLAVVQDPQPLEDRGPDDRGYDLSKTVPDTSLRSPMELTGERELRAKVEASLRALAPREEEILRLRFGIGREQALTLEEIGRVLKLSRERVRQIEAVALGKIQSSTVCKDLKELYEA
- a CDS encoding metallophosphoesterase; translation: MRRRSMSPPRHVAFPPALPARPRPRRFLDPVGGWFRSLERRASYALSRWVFPRVPGMTRPYGAILSRALSVEEADLPLRALHPDLDGARVLFVSDVHAGPFLAPDDLAEAFDRLLTLAPDVVVHGGDLATTRIDEIEPHASALRRLKGPLGAFAVLGNHDHYTGRPERVLAFLRTCGVHTLHNEAAVVRRGDGTLLLAGIDDWNIGKPRLAHTLAAARALDARAPIVVVSHNPDAFFEASTAGASAVLSGHTHGGQVRFPGLPVLVRMSRYRLDEGLYLHGGATLVVSRGLGVSGIPLRLGVAPEAALLTLRRVP
- a CDS encoding L-threonylcarbamoyladenylate synthase; its protein translation is METRVLPPTPETIAQAAAALRHGDLVGIPTETVYGLAGNALDAHALASIFAAKERPSFDPLIVHIGGAIDATGLVDLSAFGACARDRLRALVDAFWPGPLTLVLPKTPMVPDLATSGLATIALRAPSHPVARALIAAAGVPLAAPSANRFGRISPTTASDVVQELWGRVSMVIDGGPCAVGVESTVVAIDPEGGLRLLRPGGISRESLIAVTGAPVAVVPRVVGPGAPARSPGMLESHYAPVKPLHLLPRAILALNDVERRELLPAGAGILAASGDAEAIAAACAGPPTILRVLSPSGDAEEAARNLFAALRALDASEATTLVTEPWPGEEGLGYAIADRLRRATAVK
- the hemF gene encoding oxygen-dependent coproporphyrinogen oxidase, which produces MDRTAVLDWLRELQERLCAAFEDEDGSGRFREDTWRRAEGGGGRTRVLRGGFVFEQAGVGFSHVRGARLPSSATEQRAELAGRSFEAMGVSVVVHPRNPYVPTSHCNVRFLVAEKPGSDPVWWFGGGFDLTPYYPFEEDVKAWHRAAKEACAPFGDEVHPRFKRWCDAYFFLRHRNEARGVGGLFFDDLNDWGFDRCFAFARAVGDTYLAAYLPIVRRRRETPWGDRERDFQLYRRGRYVEFNLVYDRGTLFGLQTGGRTESILMSLPPLVMWRYDWAPEPGSPEAELSEKFLPAREWV